A part of Verrucomicrobiota bacterium genomic DNA contains:
- a CDS encoding type II toxin-antitoxin system RelE/ParE family toxin yields the protein MNWVYRFDERALKELKKLGHQAQLDILDYLDERITADADPRRFGKGLSADLVGLWLYRVGDYRILCQIKDGELLVLVVAVGHRKDVYH from the coding sequence GTGAACTGGGTCTATAGGTTCGATGAACGGGCCTTGAAAGAACTCAAGAAGCTCGGGCATCAAGCCCAGCTGGACATTCTCGACTACCTCGACGAGAGGATTACCGCTGATGCTGATCCCCGTCGCTTTGGCAAGGGACTCAGTGCTGATCTGGTCGGACTTTGGCTTTACCGGGTTGGTGATTACCGCATTCTCTGCCAGATCAAAGATGGCGAGTTACTGGTTCTGGTGGTGGCCGTCGGCCACCGCAAAGACGTTTACCATTAG
- a CDS encoding TraY domain-containing protein, producing MLAIRLDSDTESRLDRLAKKTGRTKTFYAREAILEHLKDLEDIYLATQRLQRPAKTYSAKGVKRELGL from the coding sequence ATGCTAGCTATCAGACTGGACTCCGACACCGAAAGCCGCCTAGATCGTCTAGCCAAAAAGACTGGGCGCACCAAGACTTTTTACGCCCGCGAGGCGATTCTCGAACACCTTAAAGACTTGGAGGATATTTACTTGGCCACCCAGCGGCTACAGCGTCCGGCCAAGACCTACTCCGCCAAGGGAGTGAAGCGTGAACTGGGTCTATAG
- a CDS encoding MepB family protein: MTTESSLKIINSFHCDLKVAKEFVYDKCGFDFTDPKLNSESAEYGACSFVLHGKTIQHRVSKITPAKIGQFVTIWKRNKDEITKPFGILDDLDFVIITSKCGDNFGQFLFPKSVLAEKGIITKNGIEGKRGIRVYPPWDAATSKQAEKTKRWQTKYFLTIKNDNSTDLEMVKRLLINKD, from the coding sequence ATGACAACAGAAAGCTCATTGAAAATAATAAATTCATTTCATTGCGACCTAAAAGTTGCGAAAGAATTCGTTTATGATAAATGTGGTTTTGACTTTACAGACCCAAAGTTGAATTCCGAAAGTGCGGAATACGGAGCTTGTTCATTTGTACTTCACGGAAAGACAATTCAACATCGTGTTTCAAAAATTACACCGGCAAAAATTGGGCAGTTTGTGACCATTTGGAAAAGAAATAAAGACGAAATAACGAAACCCTTTGGCATTTTAGACGACTTAGATTTTGTAATTATCACCTCAAAATGTGGCGACAACTTTGGACAATTTTTATTTCCGAAATCTGTTTTAGCGGAGAAGGGAATAATAACAAAAAATGGTATAGAAGGAAAACGTGGAATTAGAGTTTATCCACCTTGGGACGCAGCAACAAGTAAACAAGCCGAGAAAACTAAACGTTGGCAGACAAAATATTTTTTGACTATTAAAAACGACAATTCAACTGACCTTGAAATGGTAAAACGACTATTAATAAACAAAGACTAA